The Solibacillus sp. FSL R7-0682 genome includes a window with the following:
- a CDS encoding M15 family metallopeptidase, translating into MQIKPIMHRLFIYASYYEHNIPNSLKKVYLREQTAKQLFVALSYLPAQYSFILYDGFRPLQVQQFLFEQIKQKIRKKNPNWSVEEIQSETLKYVAFPSIEDGYPAPHLTGGAIDLTIGDADGNPLDMGTAFDETTAQSATAYFESYPQENLVALQNRRLLFNSMSLAGFKNYEEEWWHYDFGNVTWARKSGLKQAIYGPIHATIKQNELKEYYFK; encoded by the coding sequence GTGCAGATCAAACCGATTATGCATCGACTTTTCATTTATGCAAGTTATTACGAACATAATATTCCGAATAGTTTGAAAAAAGTTTATTTACGTGAGCAAACTGCGAAGCAATTGTTCGTTGCGCTCTCTTATTTACCTGCTCAATATAGCTTCATACTTTATGATGGCTTTCGCCCTCTTCAAGTACAGCAGTTTTTATTTGAGCAAATAAAACAGAAAATTAGGAAGAAAAATCCAAACTGGTCAGTGGAGGAGATTCAATCAGAAACATTAAAATATGTGGCGTTTCCGAGTATTGAAGATGGTTATCCTGCACCGCATTTAACGGGAGGAGCTATTGACTTAACAATAGGTGATGCTGATGGGAACCCACTAGATATGGGCACTGCTTTTGATGAAACTACGGCCCAATCAGCAACTGCTTACTTTGAGTCTTATCCTCAAGAAAATCTAGTAGCTTTGCAAAATCGAAGACTATTATTTAATAGTATGTCATTAGCTGGTTTCAAAAATTATGAGGAAGAATGGTGGCATTATGATTTTGGCAATGTTACTTGGGCAAGAAAATCGGGCTTAAAGCAGGCGATTTACGGGCCTATACATGCAACAATTAAACAAAATGAACTAAAGGAGTATTATTTCAAATGA
- the tkt gene encoding transketolase, whose amino-acid sequence MTQQMDQQAINAIRTLSIDAIEKANSGHPGLPMGAAPMAYTLWTKQLRHNPQNPKWFNRDRFVLSAGHGSMLLYSLLHLGGYGLEMEEIKNFRQWDSLTPGHPEFGHTVGVEATTGPLGQGIAMTVGMAMAERHLAATYNKPGLDIVDHYTFALCGDGDLMEGVAAEAISLAGHLKLDKLIVLYDSNDISLDGDLEKSFSENIQKRFESYGWNYLKVADGTDITAINKAIETAKQNTGGPTIIEVKTVIGFGSPNKSGKADSHGSPLGAEEAVLTKAAYAWEHEPFHVPAEVYDTFKAAADVQGVQAEAAWNEIFESYKAEYPELAEQFVNAMENKLPADFASELPVYEAGKSVATRSSSGDAINAIAKKLPSFFGGSADLAGSNKTTIKGAGDFFAETPEGRNIWFGVREFAMGAALNGMALHGGLNVFGGTFFVFSDYVRPAVRLSALMGLPVTYVFTHDSIAVGEDGPTHEPVEHLASLRAMPNLSVIRPADANESVAAWKLAVESESTPTALVLSRQNLPVLNVAKETVYEGVAKGAYVVSPATKETPDAILIATGSEVSLAVEAQKALLADGIDASVVSMPAMDRFEKQTKEYKETVLPKAVTKRLAIEMGASLGWHKYVGFDGDVLAIDKFGASAPGELVMEKYGFTVENVVAKVKAL is encoded by the coding sequence ATGACACAACAGATGGATCAGCAAGCAATTAACGCAATCCGTACACTATCAATCGATGCAATCGAGAAAGCCAATTCTGGTCACCCAGGCTTACCAATGGGTGCTGCTCCAATGGCCTATACGTTATGGACAAAACAACTACGACATAATCCACAAAATCCAAAATGGTTTAACCGTGACCGCTTCGTATTATCGGCAGGACACGGCTCTATGCTTTTATATAGCTTACTTCACTTAGGTGGTTACGGTTTAGAGATGGAAGAAATTAAAAACTTCCGTCAATGGGATTCTTTAACACCAGGACATCCTGAATTTGGTCACACAGTTGGGGTAGAAGCAACAACAGGTCCACTTGGCCAAGGTATCGCGATGACAGTTGGAATGGCAATGGCGGAACGTCACTTAGCGGCGACATACAACAAGCCTGGCTTAGACATTGTCGATCACTACACATTTGCACTTTGTGGAGACGGTGACTTAATGGAAGGTGTTGCTGCAGAAGCCATTTCTCTAGCAGGTCACTTAAAATTAGATAAGTTAATTGTGTTATATGATTCAAATGATATTTCACTTGATGGTGATTTAGAAAAGTCATTCTCAGAAAACATCCAAAAACGTTTTGAATCTTACGGATGGAACTACTTAAAAGTTGCAGACGGTACAGATATTACAGCTATTAATAAAGCAATCGAAACAGCAAAACAAAATACAGGTGGTCCAACAATAATTGAAGTAAAAACAGTAATTGGTTTTGGTTCTCCTAACAAATCTGGTAAAGCAGACTCTCACGGTTCACCACTTGGTGCTGAAGAAGCCGTATTAACAAAAGCAGCTTATGCTTGGGAGCATGAGCCATTCCACGTGCCGGCTGAAGTATATGACACATTTAAAGCGGCAGCTGATGTACAAGGTGTTCAAGCCGAAGCAGCTTGGAATGAAATTTTTGAGAGCTATAAAGCAGAATACCCAGAGCTTGCTGAACAATTTGTCAACGCAATGGAAAATAAATTACCAGCAGACTTTGCTTCAGAATTACCAGTATATGAAGCAGGTAAATCTGTTGCAACACGATCATCTTCTGGTGATGCAATTAATGCCATTGCGAAAAAATTACCATCATTCTTTGGTGGCTCTGCTGACTTAGCAGGTTCAAATAAAACGACGATTAAAGGTGCTGGTGACTTCTTCGCAGAAACGCCAGAAGGCCGTAACATTTGGTTCGGTGTACGTGAATTTGCGATGGGTGCAGCATTAAACGGTATGGCGTTACACGGTGGCTTAAATGTATTCGGTGGTACATTCTTCGTATTCTCTGACTACGTTCGTCCAGCGGTTCGTTTATCAGCATTAATGGGCTTACCAGTAACATACGTGTTCACACACGATTCAATTGCTGTAGGGGAAGATGGTCCAACTCACGAGCCAGTTGAACACTTAGCTTCATTACGAGCGATGCCAAACCTTTCTGTTATACGTCCAGCAGATGCGAACGAATCAGTAGCAGCATGGAAGTTAGCGGTAGAAAGTGAATCAACTCCTACTGCGTTAGTATTATCTCGTCAAAACTTACCAGTGCTGAATGTAGCAAAAGAAACTGTGTATGAAGGCGTTGCAAAAGGGGCTTATGTAGTATCACCAGCAACAAAAGAAACACCAGATGCAATTTTAATTGCGACAGGTTCAGAAGTTTCTTTAGCAGTGGAAGCTCAAAAAGCATTATTAGCAGATGGAATCGATGCTTCAGTTGTATCAATGCCTGCGATGGATCGTTTCGAAAAGCAAACAAAAGAATACAAAGAAACAGTTTTACCAAAAGCTGTAACAAAACGTTTAGCAATCGAGATGGGTGCATCATTGGGCTGGCATAAATATGTAGGCTTTGATGGCGATGTACTTGCAATTGACAAGTTCGGTGCATCAGCTCCAGGTGAATTAGTTATGGAGAAATACGGTTTTACAGTAGAAAACGTAGTAGCGAAAGTAAAAGCACTTTAA
- a CDS encoding DUF896 domain-containing protein, which yields MLSKEKIARINELSKLAKEGKLTEEQAKERTALRKEYLDVFRSTMRDTIEHVKVVDEEGNDVTPEKLKQIKEQKKFIN from the coding sequence CGAATTAACGAGTTATCAAAATTAGCAAAAGAAGGTAAACTGACAGAGGAACAGGCGAAGGAGCGTACAGCACTTCGTAAAGAGTATTTAGATGTATTCCGCTCGACAATGCGCGATACAATTGAGCACGTTAAAGTGGTTGATGAAGAAGGTAATGATGTTACACCAGAAAAATTAAAGCAAATTAAAGAACAAAAAAAATTCATTAATTAA
- a CDS encoding DNA helicase produces the protein MTTDQIQNDITKYIEQQLFLLTNKADMESFEQVIQQNVSQKRESSSSKEDFYDRLMLNIAYFVENKTAWSQLIRMTYGAGQVPKMSYLENELMAQQMRIRQDVGEKMDDYTSAFHKQYAALKVTDEDVIYDYAYASVEHTLRIDFLTHVTVTNADILCKGDIDETLKIIEGYIAYHADQIVNQMTLS, from the coding sequence ATGACAACTGACCAAATACAAAATGACATTACAAAATACATTGAACAGCAATTATTTTTACTAACAAATAAAGCAGATATGGAAAGCTTTGAACAAGTGATTCAACAAAATGTTTCGCAAAAACGTGAATCCTCATCGTCTAAAGAAGATTTTTACGATCGATTAATGTTAAATATTGCGTATTTTGTAGAGAATAAAACAGCATGGTCCCAATTAATTCGTATGACATATGGCGCTGGACAAGTTCCAAAAATGAGTTATCTCGAAAATGAACTAATGGCGCAACAAATGCGAATCCGTCAAGACGTTGGCGAAAAAATGGACGACTATACGAGTGCATTTCATAAGCAGTATGCGGCGTTAAAAGTGACGGATGAAGATGTCATTTACGATTATGCCTATGCATCGGTAGAACATACATTACGCATTGATTTTTTAACGCATGTAACAGTAACCAATGCTGATATTTTATGTAAGGGCGATATTGATGAGACATTGAAAATAATAGAAGGCTACATAGCTTATCATGCAGATCAAATCGTCAATCAAATGACGCTTTCTTAA
- a CDS encoding M55 family metallopeptidase, whose amino-acid sequence MKVYISADIEGITGTTTWSETELNLPDYIQFQQQMTKEVLAAIEGAIAGGATEILLKDAHDSARNLLLEDIPENVKIIRGWTNEPMCMVAGLDESFDRAIFIGYHSEGGSERNPLAHTLSLLADVKINGEYASEFLINTYAAALHQVPVAFVSGDQALTEHIARYNDNIVTFATKEGVGSATINVSPQKTLKETKRLVEEAMKVDRNKIQVTLPEHFNVEIIYKDHMRAYRNSFYPGAKFKPHNTVQFETTDYFEVLRILQFLT is encoded by the coding sequence ATGAAAGTATACATTAGTGCAGATATAGAAGGGATTACAGGAACAACAACATGGAGTGAAACTGAATTAAATTTACCGGATTATATACAGTTTCAACAGCAAATGACAAAGGAAGTACTCGCCGCAATTGAAGGGGCAATAGCTGGTGGAGCAACAGAAATTTTATTAAAGGACGCCCATGATTCAGCACGTAATCTATTATTAGAGGATATTCCTGAAAATGTAAAAATAATTAGAGGTTGGACAAATGAGCCCATGTGTATGGTCGCAGGGCTAGACGAAAGCTTCGATCGTGCAATATTTATCGGCTACCACAGCGAGGGGGGGAGTGAACGCAATCCATTAGCCCACACGTTAAGCTTATTAGCAGATGTCAAAATTAATGGAGAATATGCAAGTGAATTTTTAATTAACACATATGCTGCAGCCCTTCATCAAGTTCCAGTTGCCTTTGTGAGCGGTGATCAAGCATTAACAGAACATATTGCGCGTTATAACGATAATATTGTGACATTCGCAACGAAGGAAGGCGTAGGATCAGCAACAATTAATGTAAGCCCACAAAAGACATTGAAAGAAACAAAGCGCCTTGTTGAAGAAGCAATGAAAGTAGATCGCAATAAAATTCAAGTAACGTTGCCTGAACATTTTAACGTAGAAATTATTTACAAAGATCATATGAGGGCTTATCGTAATTCATTTTATCCGGGTGCAAAATTCAAACCGCATAATACCGTTCAATTTGAAACAACTGATTATTTCGAAGTACTACGCATTTTACAATTTTTAACGTAA
- a CDS encoding P1 family peptidase: MKIRDRGIQIGHMPTGKNNCITDVQGVHVGHVTIDQPINDEGDVACTGVTAILPHGGNIFQQKVTAASYVINGFGKTTGLIQVNELGLIESPIMLTNTFSVPAVTHGTLQYLLKENEEIGVTTGTVNVVVGECNDSHLNSIRHLFVTPEHAIQAIENATGQKADEGAVGAGKGMVCFGYKGGIGTSSRIVDVKGSADSYTVGCLVLTNFGASHEMQKDRYKGSNEQQQSTIPPTDGSIIIILATDIPLSSSQLTRVVKRCGVGLGRTGSHFSHGSGDIVIGFTTAHQINHNESNYMESRQQIREDHPVMNELFAAAAEVTEEAIMNSLSQAKTTKGRNGNIVEAYHF, encoded by the coding sequence ATGAAAATACGCGATCGAGGTATTCAAATTGGTCATATGCCAACAGGCAAAAACAATTGCATTACAGATGTACAAGGAGTTCATGTAGGTCACGTCACAATTGATCAGCCAATTAATGATGAAGGGGATGTAGCATGCACGGGAGTAACTGCTATCTTGCCTCATGGGGGAAATATATTTCAACAAAAAGTAACTGCTGCGAGCTATGTAATAAATGGGTTTGGTAAAACGACAGGACTTATTCAAGTAAATGAACTTGGTTTAATTGAATCTCCAATTATGCTGACAAATACTTTTAGTGTACCTGCTGTGACACACGGAACACTTCAATATTTACTCAAAGAAAATGAAGAAATTGGTGTCACAACTGGAACAGTGAATGTAGTTGTTGGAGAATGTAACGATAGTCATTTGAATTCTATTCGACATTTATTCGTTACCCCGGAGCACGCGATACAAGCAATTGAAAATGCCACAGGTCAAAAGGCCGATGAGGGAGCAGTCGGCGCGGGAAAGGGAATGGTTTGCTTTGGTTATAAAGGGGGAATCGGTACGTCTTCTCGTATTGTAGACGTAAAGGGTTCGGCGGATTCATATACAGTTGGATGTTTAGTATTAACCAATTTTGGCGCAAGTCATGAAATGCAAAAGGACCGATACAAGGGAAGTAATGAGCAACAGCAGTCAACAATTCCTCCTACGGATGGTTCGATTATTATAATTCTTGCGACAGACATTCCATTAAGTAGTAGCCAACTAACACGCGTTGTAAAACGATGTGGCGTAGGACTTGGACGAACAGGTAGTCATTTTTCACACGGTAGTGGGGATATTGTTATTGGTTTTACAACCGCTCATCAAATTAATCATAACGAAAGCAATTATATGGAATCACGCCAACAAATACGAGAGGACCACCCGGTTATGAATGAACTATTTGCTGCGGCGGCGGAAGTAACCGAAGAAGCAATTATGAATTCATTGTCCCAGGCAAAAACAACAAAAGGCAGAAACGGAAATATCGTCGAGGCGTATCATTTTTAA
- a CDS encoding 23S rRNA methyltransferase, which yields MEKLLLLIFTILILVGCSDIKEAVSGISTRADDAASAISIEVHNIRAIELQHENENFTINDLFKTTLRDVQWNYDEQAQQLKVTGSWKDNGLFSDQDFQGIEKKQLLENGEIEVLLLIKDGLIIEDETVVKLLFHGNTLIEQKGLDALQQFYNVYIAQ from the coding sequence ATGGAGAAACTGCTATTACTCATTTTTACAATATTAATACTTGTAGGCTGTAGTGATATTAAAGAAGCCGTATCTGGCATTTCAACTAGAGCAGACGACGCAGCTTCTGCTATTTCAATAGAAGTGCATAACATTCGTGCTATAGAGCTTCAACACGAAAACGAAAATTTTACAATAAACGACCTTTTTAAAACTACTTTACGCGATGTACAGTGGAATTATGATGAACAAGCCCAACAATTAAAAGTTACAGGTTCATGGAAAGATAACGGATTATTTTCGGATCAAGATTTTCAAGGAATCGAAAAAAAACAGTTACTTGAAAACGGTGAAATCGAAGTATTACTTTTAATAAAGGATGGCTTAATAATAGAAGATGAAACAGTAGTTAAACTGTTGTTTCATGGGAATACTTTAATTGAGCAAAAAGGGCTTGACGCATTACAACAGTTTTATAACGTATACATAGCGCAATAA
- a CDS encoding EAL domain-containing protein, whose translation MLIKQLIPPSNDQLLIWLKTLSNQLSKGTVIINYQDSNLPILHANDDFLKLTNYKLENLVGQSLTILNGHRTNLDTYQELHHHLKNGLAKEFTLVHYTMDGSAFWHKITIHPIKNEHQTTQLLLLTCEDNTELALNKMLSKLEHEVYEAIDVDHNLQSILSLITKKIEKYYIRDVYCTIHLFDNELTLNSIGSNTLPIEIINELELLKITPNIGFNDSAIYLKEFILTKQQEQLLCTNQLNYLYSSWTKPIIVSQKNMMGILTLFNQDNIELKQADINYLNRLTLLIQLAIKYAIQKNELRRLAFYDVETHLPNAHYFKSKLSQWLTEGKSGFTALIHPTEYNKIVDLYGRNAGSELLSQIVKRMYQLTAPHDFFIARFSNSIIVGTKTDSLDWSIYKLLIDSLTKKPFILNGIENYITLKIGVTTFNQQKTIEQCIHEVDIALSKARKINGTSVAEYEENSNKPLAVEMEIFNQLTYGIQNSEFYVHLQPKINIKTLEVEGFEALSRWHSHVLGNVSPAQFIPIAEKSGKIKEIDLLNFKTILTWLQNLLNQGKKVLPVALNVSPDHFYEPKFLDNIIKLFKQYNVPAKYIKFEVTESIELEDLTKAKEILMKLNELGIESSIDDFGVGYSSLSYLPKLPFSEIKIDRSFINAMNEPGMYAVVQTIIQLAENIHMRAIAEGIETEEQLIMLQELGCPAGQGFYFYKPMSIEEAENLITE comes from the coding sequence ATGCTAATTAAACAATTAATTCCCCCATCCAATGACCAATTATTAATTTGGTTAAAAACTTTAAGTAACCAACTTTCAAAAGGGACGGTCATCATTAATTACCAGGATTCAAACTTACCAATCTTACATGCGAACGATGATTTTCTAAAACTAACCAATTATAAACTAGAAAACTTAGTCGGACAAAGCTTAACAATCTTAAATGGGCATCGAACAAATTTAGACACTTATCAGGAGTTGCACCATCATTTGAAAAATGGGCTAGCCAAAGAATTCACGTTAGTACATTATACAATGGACGGTTCTGCATTTTGGCATAAAATCACAATCCATCCGATTAAAAATGAACACCAAACGACTCAGCTCCTATTATTAACTTGTGAGGATAATACAGAATTAGCTTTGAATAAAATGCTTTCAAAGCTTGAACATGAAGTATATGAAGCAATTGATGTAGATCATAATTTACAATCGATATTATCATTAATTACTAAAAAGATTGAAAAATATTATATTCGTGATGTTTATTGTACAATACACCTTTTTGATAATGAATTAACATTAAATTCTATAGGCTCTAATACACTACCAATTGAAATTATAAACGAGCTCGAGTTATTAAAAATTACACCGAATATTGGGTTTAATGATTCCGCAATTTACCTTAAAGAATTTATTCTTACAAAACAGCAAGAACAGTTATTGTGTACCAATCAGTTAAATTACCTATATAGCTCTTGGACAAAACCAATCATTGTTTCACAAAAAAACATGATGGGCATTCTTACATTGTTTAACCAAGATAATATTGAATTAAAGCAGGCAGATATCAATTATTTAAATCGACTTACTTTACTTATACAGCTAGCGATTAAGTATGCAATTCAAAAAAATGAACTGCGAAGGTTAGCCTTTTATGATGTAGAAACACATTTGCCAAATGCACATTACTTTAAATCAAAATTAAGTCAATGGCTAACTGAAGGGAAAAGTGGCTTTACTGCATTAATTCACCCAACCGAATACAATAAAATTGTTGATTTATATGGACGTAATGCTGGATCAGAGCTATTAAGTCAAATTGTAAAACGCATGTACCAGCTTACGGCACCCCATGATTTTTTTATTGCGCGTTTTTCAAATTCAATAATTGTTGGAACTAAAACAGATTCATTGGATTGGTCTATTTATAAACTGCTCATTGATTCGTTAACGAAAAAGCCCTTTATCCTTAACGGTATTGAAAATTATATTACATTAAAAATCGGCGTAACGACATTCAATCAGCAGAAAACGATCGAACAATGTATTCATGAAGTTGATATCGCATTATCTAAAGCAAGAAAAATTAATGGTACAAGTGTGGCAGAATATGAAGAGAATAGTAATAAGCCACTTGCCGTTGAAATGGAAATTTTCAATCAGCTTACGTATGGAATACAAAATAGTGAATTCTACGTACATTTACAACCAAAAATAAATATTAAAACATTAGAAGTAGAAGGGTTCGAGGCATTATCTCGCTGGCATTCACATGTACTCGGAAATGTTTCCCCAGCTCAGTTCATTCCAATCGCTGAAAAATCAGGGAAAATTAAAGAAATAGATTTATTAAACTTTAAAACGATATTAACATGGCTACAAAATTTACTTAATCAAGGCAAAAAGGTGTTACCTGTCGCTTTAAATGTATCGCCTGATCATTTTTATGAACCCAAATTTTTAGATAATATTATTAAACTATTTAAACAATACAATGTTCCAGCAAAATATATTAAATTTGAAGTAACAGAAAGCATAGAACTTGAGGATCTTACAAAAGCAAAAGAAATTTTAATGAAGTTAAATGAACTGGGTATTGAAAGCTCCATAGATGATTTTGGCGTTGGCTATTCATCCTTAAGCTATTTACCGAAACTGCCATTTTCTGAAATTAAAATTGACCGAAGCTTTATCAATGCAATGAATGAACCAGGTATGTATGCAGTAGTCCAAACTATCATACAGCTTGCTGAAAATATTCATATGCGCGCCATTGCTGAAGGAATCGAAACTGAGGAACAGCTAATAATGCTACAGGAGCTAGGCTGTCCGGCTGGACAAGGCTTTTACTTCTATAAGCCAATGTCTATTGAGGAAGCAGAAAATTTGATTACTGAATAA
- a CDS encoding dipeptide epimerase translates to MKIAQVKVGIVEAPLITPFKTALRTVHNIQNIAVYITTDDGQVGIGEAAPTQVITGETVSSIQYAIEQVIAPVISGIEIDEIALLCERIDQCLYKNTSAKAAVEMALYDLWAKKYDAPLYKILGGYRDKLTTDITISVNDSEEMVKDSLEAVNRGFSILKIKVGKDPKGDVDRVIAIRKAVGNEVVLRVDANQGWTPKEAVRIIGQLEDKDAQIELVEQPVHYSDISGMQYVTNYTQTNILADESVFSPKEAFELIERRAADLINIKLMKTGGISKAQQICHIAEASGIQCMIGCMLETKISVSAAAHFAAANKNITMVDLDGPSLCVKDPIEGGPIFEGESIQMIEKPGLGFLL, encoded by the coding sequence ATGAAAATAGCTCAAGTAAAAGTAGGAATAGTAGAAGCACCACTTATTACGCCTTTTAAAACGGCATTACGAACTGTACATAATATTCAAAATATAGCTGTGTACATTACGACAGATGATGGTCAAGTTGGCATAGGGGAAGCTGCACCAACCCAAGTCATAACCGGAGAAACAGTTAGCTCCATTCAATACGCAATTGAGCAAGTTATTGCCCCTGTTATTAGCGGCATTGAAATTGATGAAATTGCTTTATTATGTGAGCGCATTGACCAATGTCTATATAAAAACACGAGTGCAAAAGCGGCTGTAGAGATGGCTTTGTATGATTTATGGGCAAAAAAATATGATGCACCCTTATATAAAATACTTGGTGGCTATCGAGACAAGTTAACAACAGACATTACCATTAGTGTGAATGACAGTGAAGAAATGGTAAAGGATAGCCTAGAAGCAGTAAATCGTGGCTTTTCAATATTAAAAATAAAGGTTGGGAAAGATCCAAAAGGGGATGTTGACCGAGTCATTGCTATTCGTAAAGCTGTTGGAAATGAAGTGGTTTTACGAGTTGATGCCAACCAAGGCTGGACACCTAAAGAGGCGGTACGAATTATCGGACAGCTAGAAGATAAGGACGCACAAATTGAACTTGTCGAACAACCTGTTCATTACAGCGATATAAGTGGCATGCAATATGTAACGAATTATACGCAAACAAATATTTTGGCTGATGAAAGTGTCTTTTCACCAAAGGAAGCATTTGAACTCATTGAAAGACGTGCAGCAGATTTGATCAATATTAAATTGATGAAAACGGGCGGCATTTCAAAAGCTCAGCAAATTTGTCATATTGCAGAGGCAAGTGGTATCCAATGCATGATTGGCTGTATGTTGGAAACAAAAATAAGTGTAAGCGCTGCTGCTCATTTTGCAGCTGCAAATAAAAACATCACAATGGTCGATTTAGATGGACCGAGTCTTTGTGTTAAAGATCCGATTGAAGGTGGACCAATATTTGAAGGCGAAAGTATTCAAATGATTGAAAAGCCAGGATTAGGATTTTTACTATAG
- a CDS encoding alpha/beta hydrolase, with protein MKSPYIFLHKAPQNDGQKKPAIFLLHGLGSDENDLLQLVDSFSSQCHIFSLQGPIKHRPGFAFYTFEEEGKPHREIFDKVLKATESFILEAVEEYNLDPKQLYVVGFNQGAAIAQSLAMVMGNALRGTVALSGYLPEFAALEYSKKTMDESKIFISHGEYDYDFPFVWAEHAVRFFNDYGTKVTFKTYPVGHGVCEQNLQDLIAFIAEDLKTTLN; from the coding sequence ATGAAATCACCATATATTTTTTTACACAAAGCTCCACAAAATGATGGACAAAAAAAGCCAGCTATCTTTTTATTACACGGTCTAGGTAGTGATGAAAACGATTTATTGCAACTAGTTGACTCGTTCTCGTCACAATGCCACATTTTTAGCTTACAAGGACCCATTAAGCATCGACCAGGGTTTGCTTTTTACACATTTGAAGAAGAGGGTAAACCACATCGTGAGATTTTTGATAAAGTATTAAAAGCTACAGAAAGCTTTATTTTAGAAGCAGTTGAAGAGTACAATTTAGATCCAAAACAGCTTTATGTTGTTGGATTCAACCAAGGAGCAGCTATTGCCCAATCGTTAGCGATGGTGATGGGGAATGCATTGCGAGGGACAGTAGCATTAAGTGGCTATTTACCTGAATTTGCTGCGTTAGAATACAGCAAAAAAACGATGGATGAATCGAAAATTTTCATTTCACATGGTGAATATGATTATGATTTCCCATTTGTTTGGGCGGAGCATGCAGTACGCTTTTTTAATGATTACGGAACAAAAGTAACGTTTAAAACATACCCAGTTGGCCATGGTGTGTGCGAACAAAATTTACAAGATTTAATAGCTTTCATAGCAGAAGATTTAAAGACAACATTAAATTAA